One region of Brachybacterium saurashtrense genomic DNA includes:
- a CDS encoding sensor histidine kinase produces the protein MSPVPAALADRARPAGPDGAGAHGGRDSDGRDATAPATLATVLRGAMHLAFAVLLSLGALRAVTVEQVPPVLALGLAGLVAAVYGIGAALAHRRRDPAQVAAADLLLPSRGWVVVLLAAWVGATLVASAFVWLAFPLFFLVLFSLGRLAGPLALLAVAAWAVLAPLAVGAQSELGVGEVLGPLVGAVFSLVAHTVWRRLLEEAERNRRLVERLRAAQAELAAAERRKGVAEERQRLAQDLHDTLAQGLNSIVLISRAARAAHPAAAEEFTRIEEAARANLADARGLVRDLAARAPHGDLEQVLGEVLERTRRLESGTRFALRTDGDAHPLPPAAVETMQRAAQSLLANVVRHADAERCVLTLAWWPERVSLDVVDDGRGVDPAAVHRDDRGGDGLALLRSRIARAGGTVTIDSAPGEGTTVGVSLPTPVGPGTPEEGA, from the coding sequence GTGAGCCCCGTCCCCGCCGCCCTCGCCGACCGCGCCCGCCCCGCCGGTCCCGACGGCGCCGGCGCGCACGGGGGCCGGGACTCGGACGGGCGCGACGCCACCGCCCCCGCCACCCTCGCCACCGTGCTGCGCGGGGCGATGCACCTGGCCTTCGCGGTGCTGCTGAGCCTCGGCGCGCTCCGCGCCGTCACCGTCGAGCAGGTGCCGCCGGTGCTCGCCCTGGGCCTGGCCGGCCTGGTCGCCGCTGTGTACGGGATCGGCGCCGCGCTGGCCCACCGCCGACGGGACCCGGCGCAGGTCGCCGCCGCCGATCTGCTGCTGCCCTCCCGCGGCTGGGTGGTGGTGCTGCTGGCCGCCTGGGTGGGCGCGACCCTCGTGGCTTCCGCCTTCGTGTGGCTCGCCTTCCCGCTGTTCTTCCTGGTCCTGTTCTCCCTGGGCCGCCTCGCCGGGCCGCTCGCCCTGCTGGCCGTCGCCGCCTGGGCCGTGCTCGCCCCGCTGGCCGTGGGCGCCCAGAGCGAGCTCGGCGTGGGCGAGGTGCTGGGGCCGCTGGTGGGCGCCGTGTTCTCCCTGGTCGCGCACACGGTGTGGCGTCGGCTGCTGGAGGAGGCGGAGCGCAACCGCCGCCTGGTGGAGCGTCTGCGCGCCGCCCAGGCCGAGCTCGCCGCCGCCGAGCGGCGCAAGGGCGTGGCCGAGGAGCGCCAGCGACTCGCCCAGGACCTCCACGACACCCTCGCCCAGGGGCTGAACTCGATCGTGCTGATCAGCCGCGCGGCCCGCGCCGCGCATCCCGCCGCGGCCGAGGAGTTCACACGCATCGAGGAGGCCGCCCGCGCGAACCTCGCCGATGCGCGCGGCCTGGTGCGCGACCTCGCCGCGCGCGCCCCGCACGGCGACCTGGAGCAGGTGCTCGGCGAGGTGCTCGAGCGCACGCGCCGGCTGGAGAGCGGCACCCGCTTCGCGCTGCGCACCGACGGCGACGCCCACCCCCTCCCGCCCGCCGCCGTCGAGACGATGCAGCGCGCCGCCCAGTCGCTGCTCGCCAACGTGGTGCGCCACGCCGACGCCGAGCGGTGCGTGCTCACCCTCGCCTGGTGGCCGGAGCGGGTGAGCCTCGACGTGGTGGACGACGGGCGCGGCGTCGACCCCGCCGCCGTGCACCGCGACGACCGCGGCGGGGACGGGCTGGCGCTGCTGCGCTCCCGGATCGCCCGCGCCGGCGGGACCGTGACGATCGACTCCGCGCCCGGGGAGGGCACCACCGTGGGTGTCTCGCTGCCCACTCCCGTCGGCCCCGGCACCCCTGAGGAGGGCGCATGA
- a CDS encoding response regulator produces MSIRVMMVDDHPVVRAGLRALLEADERVEVVAEVDSGEAALARLDELAATPDGAPDLVLMDLNLGVGPDGIETTRRLRAAHPAVQVLAVTTFDDEADIVGALEAGATGYVLKDSPTEALLAAVQEAAAGRSVLSPEVQQRLIARMTSPGTALSAREAEILEALATGATNREVAKALFISESTVKTHLVHLYDKLGVDSRTAALRVARERRLIR; encoded by the coding sequence ATGAGCATCCGCGTGATGATGGTGGACGACCACCCGGTGGTGCGCGCCGGTCTGCGCGCGCTGCTGGAGGCCGACGAGCGGGTCGAGGTGGTCGCCGAGGTGGACTCCGGCGAGGCCGCCCTCGCGCGCCTGGACGAGCTCGCCGCCACGCCCGACGGCGCCCCGGACCTGGTGCTGATGGACCTGAACCTCGGCGTGGGCCCGGACGGGATCGAGACCACGCGGCGGCTGCGCGCCGCGCACCCCGCCGTGCAGGTGCTCGCCGTGACCACCTTCGACGACGAGGCGGACATCGTGGGTGCCCTCGAGGCGGGCGCCACCGGGTACGTGCTCAAGGACTCGCCCACCGAGGCGCTGCTGGCCGCGGTGCAGGAGGCCGCCGCCGGGCGCAGCGTGCTCTCCCCGGAGGTGCAGCAGCGCCTGATCGCCCGCATGACCAGCCCCGGCACCGCGCTCTCCGCGCGGGAGGCGGAGATTCTCGAGGCCCTCGCCACCGGCGCCACCAACCGCGAGGTCGCCAAGGCGCTGTTCATCTCCGAGTCCACGGTGAAGACCCATCTGGTGCACCTGTACGACAAGCTCGGGGTGGACAGCCGCACCGCCGCCCTGCGGGTGGCGCGGGAGCGGCGACTGATCCGCTGA
- a CDS encoding type II toxin-antitoxin system VapC family toxin has translation MPGSLIYLDSSVALRTLLDVPERERLRAWIDRTPHVLSSRLLRTEVIRVLRREGRSPAEAAPLLDRVGLLEIGQETFTVAESIERHVRTLGALHLASALLIGEPVTVATHDTAMAEVARHLGLAVIDPVVGDT, from the coding sequence GTGCCCGGATCGCTGATCTACCTCGACTCCTCGGTGGCGCTGCGCACCCTCCTCGACGTCCCCGAGCGGGAGCGGCTGCGCGCCTGGATCGACCGGACCCCGCACGTGCTCTCCTCGCGCCTGCTGCGCACCGAGGTGATCCGGGTGCTCCGGCGGGAAGGCCGCTCCCCGGCCGAGGCCGCTCCGCTGCTGGACCGGGTGGGCCTGCTCGAGATCGGGCAGGAGACCTTCACCGTGGCCGAGTCGATCGAGCGGCACGTGAGGACGCTCGGCGCCCTGCACCTGGCCTCGGCGCTCCTGATCGGCGAGCCCGTCACGGTGGCCACGCACGACACCGCCATGGCCGAGGTGGCCCGTCATCTCGGGCTGGCGGTGATCGATCCGGTGGTCGGCGACACCTGA
- a CDS encoding type II toxin-antitoxin system Phd/YefM family antitoxin: protein MTTVSKRELNQQTAAVLARVTDSEDVLVTERGVPRWRVASARLSETALSRLERAGRYAPPSTTPAPWPAPSAEPTYTLEAVDALLDETRGEH, encoded by the coding sequence ATGACCACCGTCAGCAAGCGGGAGCTGAACCAGCAGACGGCCGCCGTCCTCGCGCGCGTCACGGACTCGGAGGACGTGCTCGTCACCGAGCGGGGCGTGCCGCGCTGGAGGGTGGCCAGCGCGCGCCTGTCCGAGACTGCGCTCTCGCGGCTCGAGCGGGCGGGTCGCTATGCACCGCCGAGCACGACGCCCGCGCCCTGGCCGGCGCCGTCGGCGGAGCCGACGTACACCTTGGAAGCCGTCGACGCCCTCCTGGATGAGACGCGGGGAGAGCACTGA
- a CDS encoding AMIN-like domain-containing (lipo)protein yields the protein MRKRVLAVLASCALFLGLGLLAPSTALAAPYCGIYWGSLPRASAGMSSAHVDDLRTGRHSCYDRLVIDLDHDVTGYSVAYVNQVTQPGSGTVVRLDGAADLRIVVNAPAYDDMGRATYAPADRSHAVDVTGYRTFRQVAFAGSFEGETTIGLGVRARLPMRVFVLDGPGNGSRLVVDVAHRW from the coding sequence ATGAGAAAGAGAGTCCTCGCCGTCCTCGCCAGCTGTGCCCTGTTCCTCGGACTGGGCCTGCTCGCGCCGTCCACGGCCCTCGCCGCACCGTACTGCGGCATCTACTGGGGGTCCCTCCCCCGCGCCTCGGCCGGGATGTCCTCGGCCCACGTCGATGATCTCCGCACCGGTCGCCACAGCTGCTACGACCGGCTCGTCATCGATCTCGACCACGACGTCACCGGGTACTCGGTGGCGTACGTGAACCAGGTGACCCAGCCGGGCTCCGGCACCGTCGTCCGACTGGACGGCGCCGCGGACCTGCGCATCGTCGTCAACGCCCCGGCATACGACGACATGGGCCGGGCCACCTACGCCCCCGCCGACCGCTCCCACGCGGTGGACGTGACGGGCTACCGCACCTTCCGTCAGGTCGCCTTCGCCGGCAGTTTCGAGGGAGAGACCACGATCGGGCTGGGCGTGCGCGCCCGGCTCCCGATGCGCGTGTTCGTGCTGGACGGTCCCGGGAACGGGTCCCGCCTGGTGGTCGACGTCGCCCATCGCTGGTGA
- a CDS encoding ABC transporter permease — MFVALRDILHAKGRFTLMIGVIALLTLLLVLLTGLTRGLAHQNISAIEALPADAVAFTPTLGDEVSWADSQVSTDQARVWADADGLSTEPLSVGQMRIEAGDAVTSLALFGIAPDGQVAAELPDAPAEGEALLPADIAEALDVAAGDTVSVNGQDLTVAGIVETQWYSHSPVGYVHVDTFCALAHQAEDTAGSALLVREEAAGGAAGSAAGGAAGSAAGGSAEDEIAAAAAESGTRAVSVAESLSALPSYSSENGSLTLIQGFLYGISALVTIAFLSVWTIQRTRDIAVLRALGASARYVLRDTVGQAAILLAVGTAAGGLVGAGGGAALSTVAPFESSAVTVLLPVAGVLAIGLLGSVLATRRVTRVDPLLALGGN, encoded by the coding sequence ATGTTCGTCGCACTCAGAGACATCCTCCACGCCAAGGGGCGCTTCACGCTGATGATCGGCGTGATCGCCCTGCTCACGCTGCTGCTGGTGCTGCTCACCGGCCTCACCCGCGGCCTCGCCCACCAGAACATCTCCGCGATCGAGGCGCTCCCGGCCGACGCCGTGGCGTTCACCCCCACCCTGGGGGACGAGGTCTCCTGGGCCGATTCGCAGGTCTCGACCGACCAGGCCCGGGTGTGGGCCGACGCGGATGGCCTCTCCACCGAGCCGCTGTCGGTGGGCCAGATGCGGATCGAGGCCGGGGACGCCGTGACCTCGCTGGCCCTGTTCGGCATCGCCCCGGACGGCCAGGTCGCCGCCGAGCTCCCCGACGCCCCTGCCGAGGGCGAGGCGCTGCTGCCCGCGGACATCGCCGAGGCCCTGGACGTGGCCGCCGGGGACACGGTCTCCGTGAACGGCCAGGACCTCACCGTCGCCGGCATCGTGGAGACCCAGTGGTACTCGCACTCCCCCGTCGGCTACGTGCACGTGGACACCTTCTGCGCGCTCGCCCATCAGGCGGAGGACACCGCCGGCTCCGCGCTGCTGGTGCGCGAGGAGGCGGCGGGAGGCGCAGCAGGCAGTGCGGCGGGCGGTGCGGCAGGCAGTGCGGCAGGCGGGTCGGCCGAGGACGAGATCGCGGCGGCCGCGGCCGAGTCCGGCACGCGCGCCGTGAGCGTTGCCGAGTCGCTCTCCGCACTGCCCTCCTACTCCTCGGAGAACGGCTCCCTGACCCTCATCCAGGGGTTCCTGTACGGCATCTCCGCGCTGGTCACGATCGCCTTCCTGTCGGTGTGGACGATCCAGCGCACCCGCGACATCGCGGTGCTGCGGGCGCTGGGCGCCTCGGCCCGCTACGTGCTGCGGGACACCGTGGGGCAGGCCGCGATCCTGCTCGCCGTCGGGACCGCCGCGGGCGGTCTGGTGGGCGCCGGCGGCGGGGCCGCGCTCAGCACCGTCGCCCCGTTCGAGTCCTCGGCCGTGACCGTGCTGCTGCCCGTCGCGGGCGTGCTGGCCATCGGCCTGCTGGGCTCCGTCCTCGCCACCCGGCGCGTGACCCGCGTCGATCCGCTGCTCGCCCTCGGAGGGAACTGA
- a CDS encoding ABC transporter ATP-binding protein, with amino-acid sequence MTTATAPDTTTTAPALSARDVTVTYPDGRHPNGSERLNTVLHQASLEVARGEFAVILGPSGSGKSTLLSVAAGLVVPSSGTVRIDGTELTGLDEARRTAMRRDRISVVFQQPNLLPALTVRDQLLVRGHLAGLRGRRLRAERRRAEELLERVGMAQYADRRPHELSGGQRQRVNIARALVTEPSVLLVDEPTSALDHERSREVVDLLSGITRELRVATVMVTHDREFAEDADRVISLRDGRVEPSAA; translated from the coding sequence ATGACCACCGCCACCGCACCCGACACCACGACGACCGCCCCCGCGCTCTCCGCACGGGACGTCACCGTCACCTACCCCGACGGACGGCACCCCAACGGCAGCGAACGCCTGAACACCGTGCTCCACCAGGCGAGCCTGGAGGTGGCCCGCGGCGAGTTCGCCGTGATCCTGGGACCCTCCGGCTCCGGCAAGTCGACGCTGCTGAGCGTCGCGGCCGGGCTGGTGGTGCCGAGCTCCGGCACCGTGAGGATCGACGGCACCGAGCTGACGGGCCTGGACGAGGCGCGCCGCACCGCGATGCGCCGCGACCGGATCAGCGTGGTCTTCCAGCAGCCGAACCTGCTGCCCGCCCTCACCGTGCGGGATCAGCTGCTGGTGCGCGGACACCTCGCAGGGCTACGCGGCCGACGTCTGCGCGCCGAGCGGCGCCGTGCCGAGGAGCTGCTGGAGCGGGTGGGGATGGCGCAGTACGCCGACCGCCGCCCGCACGAGCTCTCCGGCGGCCAGCGACAGCGCGTCAACATCGCCCGCGCCCTGGTCACCGAGCCGTCCGTGCTGCTGGTGGACGAGCCCACCAGCGCCCTGGACCACGAGCGCTCCCGCGAGGTGGTGGATCTGCTGAGCGGGATCACCCGGGAGCTGCGGGTCGCCACCGTGATGGTCACCCACGACCGCGAGTTCGCCGAGGACGCGGACCGCGTGATCTCCCTGCGCGACGGCCGCGTGGAGCCCTCGGCGGCGTGA
- a CDS encoding flavodoxin domain-containing protein, producing the protein MTVLVAYATHSGATRTLAETLAAALRAEGLEADLVDLEEHPDPDGHDAVVLGSGVRVESVEKSAAHWARRHAETLAGRPFAFFSCSGSAADPAKRETQKATDTFLADLPVTPVAVRNFPGWVLMDRIPLHERVLLKSMRTPTGDFRDLPAVEAWGREIAPLLRG; encoded by the coding sequence ATGACCGTGCTCGTCGCCTACGCGACCCATTCCGGAGCCACCCGCACCCTCGCCGAGACCCTCGCCGCCGCGCTGCGGGCCGAGGGGCTCGAGGCGGATCTCGTCGACCTCGAGGAGCACCCCGACCCCGACGGCCACGATGCCGTGGTGCTGGGCTCCGGGGTGCGGGTGGAGTCGGTGGAGAAGTCCGCGGCGCACTGGGCGCGCCGCCATGCCGAGACGCTCGCGGGCCGGCCCTTCGCCTTCTTCTCCTGCTCCGGTTCCGCCGCCGACCCCGCCAAGCGGGAGACGCAGAAGGCCACCGACACCTTCCTCGCGGATCTCCCCGTCACCCCCGTCGCGGTGCGGAACTTCCCCGGCTGGGTGCTGATGGACAGGATCCCGCTGCACGAGCGGGTGCTGCTGAAGTCCATGCGCACCCCCACCGGCGACTTCCGCGACCTGCCCGCCGTCGAGGCCTGGGGCCGCGAGATCGCGCCGCTGCTGCGGGGCTGA